A section of the Pochonia chlamydosporia 170 chromosome 2, whole genome shotgun sequence genome encodes:
- a CDS encoding Retrieval of early ER protein Rer1 (similar to Metarhizium robertsii ARSEF 23 XP_007822099.1), translating to MDAPEPEQTPFSAVTAHTTKLQRQYQALLDQSTPFVLYRWIGTGVTLFFFFVRIFVIQGWYIVAYALGIYLLNLFLAFLQPKFDPSNDAIDQDMEDGAVGTLPTKRDEEFKPFIRRLPEFKFWYWATRAVAISFFCTFFEFFNIPVFWPVLVMYWIILFVLTMRKQIQHMVKYRYVPFTMGKKNYNKNSS from the exons ATGGATGCGCCGGAGCCTGAGCAGACCCCTTTCTCCGCTGTCACAGCCCACACCACCAAATTGCAAAGA caatACCAAGCTCTGCTTGACCAGTCTACGCCGTTTGTGCTCTATCGATGGATTGGAACCGGTGTCACcctgttcttcttcttcgtgcGCATTTTCGTCATTCAGGGATGGTATATTG TTGCCTATGCCCTCGGCATTTACCTTCTCAACCTTTTCCTGGCTTTCCTCCAGCCCAAGTTTGACCCCTCCAACGATGCGATAGATCAGGATATGGAAGATGGCGCCGTCGGAACGCTCCCAACGAAGCGGGATGAGGAGTTCAAACCCTTCATCAGACGTCTTCCGGAGTTCAAGTTTTGGTACTGGGCGACTCGAGCTGTTGCCATTTCATTCTTCTGCACCTTCTTCGAGTTCTTCAATATTCCCGTATTCTGGCCGGTTTTGGTCATGTACTGGATTATTCTCTTTGTCCTGACGA TGCGCAAGCAGATTCAGCATATGGTCAAGTACCGATATGTTCCTTTCACcatgggcaagaagaactacaacaagaacagcTCTTAA
- a CDS encoding RNA polymerase II-associated, Paf1 (similar to Cordyceps militaris CM01 XP_006666690.1) has translation MSSSGARSGERMVHQDFIARIRFSNALPPPPNPPKLLDIPNTGLASGQYTTPGFASRLAREQPLNIEADAELGMPLDLVGMPGVFDGDERSIQAPVQAPAVHPHDRALLRPIAALGKPKVAEANVSFLRRTEYISSSTPKRHEGGNPRALLAKARKPQRMVPEAAADSPQVIKRKIDRGFDIAQQDLKDPKRVKHPTKKHLKVVDAMPLLPDLHAFPDSGAYVTVKFQTNPVGKSNKYDTRLLSGLLRPIERTAAEDAAYEAALEAHELDPDNNPKPQNLMNYDFYLGQSTAVADNFRRKFDVDDPDHDGDELYTHQGETGGYFQFNRVRAYETSHETELDHPTKYEDEILLAYNDEDVYPKQKAMYYYPVMQKSTIRPQRTKNIARTIGFSQEEEQIVDQLDITVDDPTEEMLDAMRKYQENPLGWEQEADEEPTQDQEGEAEDDDAEQNGSERADRRSASEERDAEGDEDED, from the exons ATGTCGTCTTCAGGCGCGCGCTCCGGTGAGCGCATGGTGCATCAGGACTTCATCGCGCGAATCCGTTTCTCCAATgccctccctcctccgccgaATCCTCCGAAGCTGTTAGATATCCCCAATACGGGTCTCGCGAGTGGACAGTACACGACCCCCGGATTTGCCTCACGGCTCGCGAGAGAACAGCCGCTGAATATTGAGGCCGATGCCGAGTTGGGTATGcccttggacttggtggGCATGCCTGGTGTTTTTGACGGCGATGAACGAT CTATCCAAGCACCAGTACAAGCCCCTGCTGTCCATCCTCACGACCGGGCACTCCTCCGACCCATTGCAGCCCTTGGCAAGCCCAAGGTGGCAGAAGCCAATGTGTCCTTCCTTCGAAGAACAGAATACATCtcttcatcgacgccaaAGAGACACGAGGGAGGAAACCCTAGAgctcttcttgccaaagCGCGGAAACCCCAACGGATGGTCCCTGAAGCTGCCGCCGATTCGCCCCAAGTCATCAAGCGAAAGATTGACCGTGGCTTCGACATTGCCCAACAAGATCTCAAAGATCCCAAACGAGTCAAGCACCCCACAAAGAAGCACCTCAAGGTCGTGGATGCCATGCCTCTCCTACCAGACTTGCACGCGTTCCCCGATTCCGGTGCCTATGTCACAGTCAAGTTCCAAACCAACCCCGTCGGCAAGTCCAACAAATACGATACACGTCTTCTGAGCGGTCTTCTCCGGCCTATAGAGCGCACAGCAGCCGAAGATGCCGCGTACGAAGCCGCCCTGGAAGCACACGAGCTTGACCCCGACAACAACCCCAAGCCTCAAAACTTGATGAACTACGACTTTTATCTGGGACAAAGCACCGCGGTGGCTGACAACTTCCGACGCAAGTTCGACGTCGATGACCCAGACCACGACGGCGACGAGCTGTACACGCACCAGGGCGAGACGGGCGGATACTTTCAGTTCAACAGGGTTCGAGCATACGAGACGTCTCACGAGACGGAACTCGACCACCCCACCAAGTATGAGGACGAGATTCTTCTGGCATACAACGACGAGGATGTCTACCCGAAGCAAAAAGCCATGTACTACTACCCCGTCATGCAAAAGTCAACCATTCGCCCGCAACGAACCAAGAACATTGCCCGCACGATTGGCTTTTCTcaagaagaggagcagaTTGTCGACCAGTTGGACATTACTGTTGATGATCCTACCGAGGAGATGCTTGATGCCATGAGGAAATACCAGGAAAATCCACTTGGCTGGGAGCAAGAAGCGGATGAGGAACCCACACAGGATCAGGAAGGCGAAGCGGAGGACGATGACGCCGAGCAAAACGGTAGTGAAAGGGCGGATAGGCGATCAGCTTCTGAGGAGAGAGACGCAGAaggcgatgaggatgaggactAA
- a CDS encoding capsule-associated protein CAP1 (similar to Aspergillus fumigatus Af293 XP_001481707.1), with the protein MLRRQFTVFAAFIFFTICIYSALRISYQEAKLGAKSTDKTRSQQIPLKASPQTIQTESTTSTIRNGPSPTSPATDASEDATITHDASRAKDVPGFDRHPIQYLMTDAQRELDDIKKRQSKDLKSAVKEYRRRYGIPPPPHFDKWFDFAKANNVQLIDEFDTIHDLITPFWGLKPKTIRARAKESLGYDNALIGVAIRNHRISHMDGGEEWQKNATHGMLAKFLQYLPDMDLAFNIHDEPRVIVPHDDLTRLVQMAKTENMPASNSQKQPTNDFSKTAPELSDKMIFEQVKHSRFNSFGRQATWTHSRMSCPPNSPARTLEEDERRDGLSRYGISELGFVYNSTAMQDICFSPSLSTTYGFFDRPNVFKVVHDLFPIFSQSKISSYNDIIYPSPWYWYEKVKYKQEQDMPWDEKQSKLYWRGSTTGGFSRDGGWRKQHRQHFVQKINAGGQAKIVSNHGSERTPKWGVTEVSRAEYSSLTDVSFSHVGQCDEGDCKAQQAFFKVSSRVNQTDAWGYKYLLDIDGNAFSGRFLAFLQSMSLTFKFALFQEWHREWLKPWVHYVPLSFQGDDWLETVRFFNESRLGAEDGKRMATESQEWAGKTMRKEDMEVWFFRLLLEYARVIDDQRAIIGFDPSSSGKKL; encoded by the exons ATGCTGCGTCGGCAATTCACAGTTTTCGCAGCATTTATATTCTTCACAATCTGCATATATTCCGCGTTACGGATATCCTATCAAGAGGCGAAATTAGGAGCCAAGTCGACGGACAAAACCAGATCACAACAAATTCCATTGAAAGCATCCCCGCAGACAATACAAACAGAgtcgacaacatcaaccatAAGAAAtggtccaagtccaacatcGCCGGCTACAGATGCCTCGGAAGATGCTACCATTACACATGACGCCTCCAGGGCCAAGGACGTCCCGGGCTTCGACCGCCATCCCATTCAATACCTCATGACAGACGCCCAGCGAGAATTAGACGACATCAAGAAGCGCCAGTCCAAAGACCTGAAAAGCGCAGTGAAAGAGTACCGTCGACGATACGGAATACCGCCACCGCCGCATTTCGATAAGTGGTTCGACTTCGCAAAGGCGAATAATGTCCAGCTCATCGACGAATTCGACACAATACACGACCTCATCACGCCATTTTGGGGACTAAAGCCAAAGACCATCcgagccagagccaaagaATCATTGGGTTACGACAACGCACTCATCGGCGTAGCCATCCGCAACCACCGAATTTCCCATATGGACGGCGGAGAGGAATGGCAGAAGAATGCCACGCACGgcatgttggccaagttcCTCCAATACTTGCCTGACATGGACCTCGCattcaacatccacgacgagCCCAGGGTCATCGTGCCGCATGATGACCTAACGAGGCTTGTACAAATGGCCAAGACAGAGAATATGCCAGCGTCCAATTCTCAGAAGCAGCCAACAAATGACTTTTCTAAGACAGCTCCCGAGCTAAGCGACAAGATGATTTTTGAACAAGTCAAGCATTCGAGGTTTAATTCGTTTGGTAGACAAGCCACGTGGACTCATTCGAGAATGTCCTGTCCTCCAAACAGCCCTGCCAGAACcttggaagaagacgagCGACGGGACGGGCTAAGTCGATACGGCATTAGTGAATTGGGCTTCGTGTATAACTCTACCGCCATGCAGGACATTTGTTTCAGCCCCTCCCTAAGTACGACGTATGGCTTCTTCGACAGACCAAACGTGTTCAAGGTCGTACATGACCTATTTCCCATCTTCTCACAATCGAAAATTTCCTCATACAATGACATTATTTACCCTTCGCCATGGTACTGGTACGAGAAGGTCAAGTATAAGCAGGAGCAGGATATGCCATGGGATgaaaagcaaagcaaacTATACTGGCGGGGATCTACAACAGGCGGCTTTAGTCGCGATGGCGGATGGCGAAAACAACACCGCCAGCACTTTGTTCAGAAGATCAACGCCGGGGGCCAAGCAAAGATTGTTTCCAACCACGGGAGTGAAAGGACACCGAAGTGGGGGGTGACGGAGGTCTCTCGCGCAGAATATAGCTCTCTCACGGACGTCTCCTTTTCGCACGTTGGGCAATGCGATGAAGGCGACTGCAAGGCTCAGCAGGCTTTCTTCAAGGTATCATCCCGGGTGAACCAGACTGATGCCTGGGGATACAAGTACCTCCTAGACATAGATGGAAATGCGTTTTCGGGTCGATTCCTAGCATTCCTGCAGAGTATGAGCTTGACGTTCAAGTTTGCCCTTTTCCAGGAGTGGCATAGGGAGTGGCTGAAGCCGTGGGTACATTATGTGCCGTTGAGTTTTCAGGGTGACGATTGGCTTGAAACCGTtcgcttcttcaacgagaGCCGCTTGGGTGCGGAGGACGGGAAGAGAATGGCAACGGAGAGTCAGGAGTGGGCGgggaagacgatgaggaaagaggacatggaggttTGGTTTTTCAGGTTACTCCTCGA ATATGCTCGTGTCATTGATGACCAGAGAGCCATCATAGGTTTTGACCCCTCTAGTTCAGGGAAGAAGTTGTAA
- a CDS encoding ribosomal protein S22, S8 family (similar to Trichoderma reesei QM6a XP_006961190.1) — protein MVRTSVLHDALNSINNAEKAGKRQVLIRPSSKVIVKFLQVMQRHGYISEFEEVDDHRSGKIVVQLNGRLNKTGVISPRYNVRLADLEKWVVKLLPARQFGYVILTTSAGIMDHEEARRKHVAGKIIGFFY, from the exons atgGTTCGCACTTCCGTTCTCCACGACgccctcaactccatcaacaatgccgagaaggcCGGCAAGCGTCAGGTCCTGATCCGACCTAGCTCCAAGGTCATTGTCAAATTCCTCCAGGTCATGCAGCGCCACG GTTACATCTCCGAGTTCGAGGAAGTTGACGATCATCGCTCTGGCAAGATTGTCGTTCAGCTGAACGGCCGTCTCAACAAGACCGGTGTCATCTCCCCCCGATACAACGTCCGTCTGGCCGATCTCGAGAAGTGggtcgtcaagctgctgcccGCTCGTCAGTTCGGTTACGTTATCCTCACCACCTCTGCTGGTATCATGGACCACGAGGAGGCCCGTCGCAAGCACGTTGCTGGCAAGATCATTGGTTTCTTCTACTAA
- a CDS encoding 40S ribosomal protein S12 (similar to Metarhizium acridum CQMa 102 XP_007810079.1): MSDVEENNAPEVAEEVEVSADAPKGQMSVLDALKGVLKLALMHDGLARGLREASKALDRRQAHMCVLNENCEEDAYKKLVAALCDEHKIPLIKVQDGKQLGEWAGLCVLDREGNARKVVNCSCVVVKDWGEESQERSILLNYFQTSQ, encoded by the exons ATG TCGGACGTAGAAGAGAACAACGCCCCCGAAGTCgccgaggaggttgaggttTCGGCCGATGCCCCCAAGGGTCAGATGTCCGTCTTGGACGCCCTCAAGGGTGTTCTGAAGCTGGCTCTCATGCACGACGGCCTTGCCCGTGGTCTCCGTGAGGCTTCCAAGGCCCTCGACCGTCGCCAGGCCCATATGTGTGTCCTCAACGAGAACTGCGAGGAGGATGCCTACAAGaagcttgttgctgcccTCTGTGATGAGCATAAGATTCCTCTGATCAAGGTTCAGGATGGCAAGCAGCTCGGCGAGTGGGCTGGTCTTT GCGTCCTCGACCGTGAGGGCAACGCCCGCAAGGTCGTCAACTGCTCTTGTGTCGTTGTCAAGGACTGGGGTGAGGAGTCGCAGGAGCGCTCCATCCTCCTGAACTACTTCCAGACTTCTCAGTAA
- a CDS encoding Peptidyl-prolyl cis-trans isomerase, PpiC-type (similar to Metarhizium robertsii ARSEF 23 XP_007822094.1), whose amino-acid sequence MGKGDKKGADKSGGKGKGADKESGGKAKGAQSINVRHILCEKHAKKEEALAKINDGVKFDEVARNYSEDKARQGGALGWKSKGSLDPKFEEVAFALEPSTTSNPKIAEAKTEFGYHIIMASSFLPQQMQRSANPQLL is encoded by the exons ATGGGAAAAGGCGACAAAAAGGGTGCCGATAAATCCGGCGGGAAGGGCAAAGGAGCGGACAAGGAATCTGGCGGCAAAGCCAAGGGAGCACAATCCATCAATGTCCGACACATCTTG TGTGAGAAGCAtgccaaaaaggaagaggcaCTAGCCAAGATTAACGACGGCGTGAAATTTGACGAAGTAGCTCGGAATTACTCAGAGGACAAGGCGAGACAAG GCGGAGCACTTGGATGGAAGAGCAAAGGCAGCTTGGACCCCAAATTCGAGGAAGTGGCGTTCGCATTGGAGCCTAGTACAACAAGTAATCCCAAGATTGCGGAAGCCAAGACAGAATTTGGCTatcacatcatcatggcaagtTCTTTTCTACCTCAACAAATGCAGCGTTCTGCTAACCCACAGTTGTTATAG
- a CDS encoding GATA zinc finger domain-containing protein codes for MNRTQLNASAAIACSNCNTHSTPLWRKDDDGNILCNACGLFLKLHGSARSMSGHNPRHEAPAMKQEASSNYAEPSTQITATEIGKFIDSDVTSQYTRPSSQSMGCSNCKTQTTPVWRQDDDGNILCNACGLFWKLHGKTRPVLSFNQPVTVPANIQESSSTLAAKFSQMTPPSSTGLTSVVTSQQDIQKHVDTATSIVLEGIDDIDWASKSHAYGSAAEVPSWIKALQYPDTSNRSAAISQLEDNLVHQGSRWEATPLTIPFLLKLATDPLTPNREDILELLVDLAVGDPEDWQPQSINVRQWREQVQVSGNSSINWDFLSYDAVRAGVPSIRALLLNDMNPRVQSWCAYLLAWFPEDASEEQHDTLNALWQIIDKKAHYASTVASAVLAVGLLSAGLVWLHRPAACAKSTYNLEPTKLRLIDISQDERPQVRWAASKALVDLDVPTSNAIVNLVSVSKNLSPGQSWEGVVPSGQDVVGSSEESICGFAVRNADTTSSEKMDTILEAFAKVSHEAAYEVGGTAFILAFGFEKPPPHPSQPLFHDLNELQKRSIRAVAKASDEKWRDAGLDKLFRRRGFLRERVEVRQWAGIDEP; via the exons ATGAACCGGACGCAGCTTAATGCTTCTGCT GCCATAGCTTGCTCGAACTGCAACACACATAGCACACCGCTTTGGAGGaaagacgacgatggcaaCATTCTTTGCAATGCATGTGGCTTATTCCTGAAGCTTCATGGCAGTGCCCGCTCTATGAGTGGCCACAATCCACGGCATGAAGCCCCAGCTATGAAGCAGGAGGCTTCGTCGAACTATGCAGAACCGTCTACTCAAATTACAGCTACAGAAATAGGAAAATTTATCGACAGCGACGTAACTAGCCAGTACACTAGGCCATCATCTCAGTCTATGGGTTGCTCTAATTGCAAGACACAAACTACGCCGGTTTGGCgacaagatgatgacggcaacATTCTTTGCAATGCATGCGGTCTATTTTGGAAGTTACATGGGAAGACCCGTCCTGTACTAAGTTTCAATCAGCCGGTTACTGTTCCAGCAAACATACAGgaatcatcttcaaccttaGCCGCAAAGTTCTCCCAAATGACACCCCCTTCCTCAACCGGGCTCACTAGTGTTGTAACAAGTCAGCAAGACATTCAAAAGCACGTCGATACTGCGACATCCATTGTTCTAGAAGGAATTGACGACATTGATTGGGCCTCAAAGAGTCATGCATATGGTTCTGCTGCTGAAGTGCCATCGTGGATTAAGGCACTACAGTACCCTGACACTAGTAATCGATCTGCGGCAATAAGCCAACTTGAGGACAATCTCGTGCACCAGGGCTCGCGATGGGAAGCAACGCCCCTAACCATCCCATTTCTTCTCAAGCTAGCGACCGATCCGCTGACACCGAATCGTGAAGACATCTTGGAGCTGCTAGTTGACCTCGCCGTCGGAGACCCAGAAGATTGGCAGCCGCAGAGCATCAATGTTCGACAGTGGAGGGAACAAGTCCAGGTTTCTGGAAATTCGTCTATTAACTGGGATTTTCTCTCGTATGATGCCGTGCGTGCTGGTGTACCAAGCATTCGAGCCCTCCTGTTGAACGACATGAACCCGAGAGTTCAATCCTGGTGTGCGTATCTCCTGGCTTGGTTCCCGGAGGATGCCAGCGAAGAACAGCACGACACCTTGAATGCCCTGTGGCAGATAATCGACAAAAAGGCTCACTATGCTTCTACCGTCGCCTCGGCTGTTCTGGCAGTTGGCCTTCTCTCAGCAGGGCTTGTATGGCTACACCGACCGGCTGCTTGCGCCAAGTCCACATACAACCTGGAGCCAACAAAATTGCGTCTGATTGACATTAGCCAAGATGAGAGACCACAAGTCAGATGGGCTGCATCTAAGGCTTTGGTAGACCTCGATGTGCCCACTTCCAATGCAATTGTCAACTTGGTGAGCGTCTCCAAGAATCTCTCGCCCGGTCAGTCTTGGGAGGGTGTTGTACCTTCCGGACAAGATGTAGTTGGCTCGTCAGAAGAGTCGATATGCGGCTTTGCAGTTCGTAATGCGGATACTACGTCTTCAGAGAAGATGGACACCATACTTGAGGCTTTTGCCAAGGTTTCACATGAAGCAGCATACGAGGTTGGAGGCACAGCGTTTATCCTTGCTTTTGGGTTCGAGAAGCCCCCTCCACACCCCAGCCAGCCGTTATTTCATGATTTGAATGAGCTACAGAAACGCAGTATACGTGCAGTAGCAAAGGCTAGTGACGAGAAGTGGAGGGATGCTGGACTCGATAAGCTGTTTCGTAGGCGAGGATTTCTTCGAGAACGGGTTGAAGTGCGGCAGTGGGCCGGAATAGACGAGCCGTGA
- a CDS encoding PLD-like domain-containing protein, producing the protein MRFFQSGNSLATFAASLLLVNLPVFVSAEPNPVIGKPVFNHPPGNEKEQYAIFQQLARIIDRVPKGESIEMSWWGFVASWTSDTENKPNLPKRLINAHNRGVNVRIILDNNHNFGGQGNSKLYPYITLAKALGTKDTARSYILVCPNAKGCIAKRKVAGSYAFNHNKFLLASRVVLDGGAVVPNVVFQSSGNLGPWDADTVWNDAVTWSETSSFKDYRKYFSDLRANYNGPGNDNYYRVGPESETYQTYFFPRKETNGNYRQTSTDTIVNILNSVKCTYVSKEDGKKHQTNIRILMWAIRRLAIGEKLASLVRDGCNVDIAYNAMSPEVSKALKNTGGKKIGVTKCAVAYQGRTLWPHTKYMLIEGEYEGHQEPCVITGSHNYEMSALRNADEAMVCIRSASMHSAYLRDSFEKVRDMCSGKTKP; encoded by the coding sequence ATGAGATTCTTCCAATCCGGCAACTCGCTTGCCACATTTGCAGCAAGTTTGCTGCTGGTAAACTTGCCTGTATTTGTGAGCGCCGAGCCAAATCCCGTCATTGGCAAACCCGTGTTCAACCACCCTCCCGGAAACGAAAAGGAACAATATGCAATCTTTCAGCAACTTGCTCGAATCATCGATCGAGTCCCCAAGGGGGAATCCATTGAAATGTCATGGTGGGGATTCGTTGCAAGCTGGACGAGCGACACTGAAAACAAGCCCAACCTTCCAAAACGTCTAATCAACGCACACAACCGAGGCGTCAATGTTCGAATCATCCTCGACAATAACCACAATTTCGGGGGTCAGGGAAACTCCAAGCTGTACCCGTACATAACGCTCGCCAAGGCACTGGGAACCAAGGACACGGCCAGGTCGTATATCCTAGTATGCCCAAACGCAAAAGGCTGCATCGCCAAGCGAAAGGTCGCAGGATCATACGCCTTTAACCACAATAAGTTCCTTCTTGCTAGCCGTGTTGTGCTCGACGGTGGCGCTGTCGTCCCCAACGTTGTGTTCCAGTCCTCAGGCAACTTGGGGCCGTGGGACGCTGACACTGTTTGGAATGATGCTGTTACCTGGAGCGAGACTTCTTCCTTTAAAGACTACCGCAAGTACTTTTCTGACTTGCGTGCTAACTATAATGGCCCTGGGAACGATAATTACTACCGAGTTGGACCAGAATCCGAAACGTATCAGACATACTTCTTCCCACGCAAGGAAACCAACGGCAACTATCGACAAACCTCAACGGACACGATCGTCAACATTCTCAACTCAGTTAAATGCACATACGTGAGCAAAGAGGACGGcaagaagcaccagacaaatATACGCATTCTCATGTGGGCAATCAGACGTCTTGCTATCGGAGAAAAGCTGGCGTCTCTTGTCCGAGATGGGTGCAATGTCGACATCGCATACAACGCCATGAGTCCCGAAGTTTCCAAAGCATTGAAAAACACTGGCGGGAAGAAGATTGGTGTGACTAAATGCGCGGTAGCTTATCAGGGGCGTACGTTGTGGCCTCATACCAAGTATATGTTGATTGAGGGTGAATACGAGGGTCATCAGGAACCATGTGTCATTACTGGCAGTCACAACTATGAGATGAGCGCTTTGCGAAACGCTGACGAAGCTATGGTTTGCATACGCAGTGCTAGTATGCACTCGGCGTATCTTCGTGACAGCTTTGAGAAGGTTCGGGATATGTGTagtgggaagacgaagccGTGA